From Carassius auratus strain Wakin chromosome 22, ASM336829v1, whole genome shotgun sequence, a single genomic window includes:
- the col8a1b gene encoding collagen alpha-1(VIII) chain has product MAGPLLSARLFVLVEHLCLLHHIHAGAFYGHKPMPQQHQPLPQLPLLSHGNEGIPQQITQHHYHGKETPHLPYGNEMPLLPQYAKERPQIPMHMGKPILGKGETIPRGEKGPPGEPGPMGLPGPKGPPGLPGHGIPGPTGKPGPQGPPGLPGFGKPGMPGLPGKPGGIGLPGPKGELGPIGGEGPIGMPGPPGHPGPHGLPGVSKPGAQGLPGQPGTRGEPGQKGFPGIPGFPGPKGENGNGLPGLPGLKGPPGLPGPPGQVGLPGVGKPGLNGVPGAPGGQGKPGAPGEQGLAGFQGERGPPGSQGLPGFGKPGLDGLPGKPGLPGGRGEPGPSGLPGNPGLPGFGKPGYPGPKGDKGHGGLPGPQGPKGEKGHGGPPGMIGPPGPSGLPGPPGHLGQPGGIGFPGQKGEGGTVGPKGQLGPKGEPGPPGHPGKPGFPGELGQPGPRGLPGPIGPKGEYGHNGLPGLPGAPGKPGAKGEIGFPGEKGHPGPMGIPGLMGPAGPIGPPGLPGQKGEYGPPGKPGMPGEGKPGLPGPIGPSGIPGPGGPPGQPGIPGPPGPPGLPGHPAQSPFIGQILPETGPGIDGAKSGYKKEKPGGAIIGRNGIEMPAFTAQLTTPFPPVGQPVVFNKILYNGNQNYNSQTGIFTCKIPGIYYFVYHVNCKGNNVWVALYRNNEPVMYTYDEYKKSYLDQASGSAVLPLQVGDTVHIQLPSDKAAGLYAGPYVHSSFSGYLLYPM; this is encoded by the exons ATGGCTGGGCCTCTCCTCTCAGCCCGCTTGTTTGTACTGGTGGAGCACCTCTGTCTGCTACATCATATCCATGCAGGGGCATTTTATGGTCACAAACCAATGCCCCAACAGCACCAGCCTCTGCCACAGTTACCTCTTCTGTCACATGGCAATGAAGGGATACCCCAACAAATAACCCAACACCATTACCATGGAAAGGAAACACCACACTTACCATATGGAAATGAGATGCCTTTGCTTCCACAGTATGCAAAAGAACGTCCACAGATACCCATGCACATGGGTAAACCTATTTTAGGAAAAG gtgaaaCCATTCCAAGAGGAGAGAAAGGTCCTCCAGGTGAGCCTGGACCAATGGGACTTCCAGGGCCTAAGGGCCCTCCAGGACTTCCTGGTCATGGTATCCCAGGACCTACAGGTAAACCTGGTCCTCAGGGTCCACCAGGACTCCCAGGATTTGGAAAGCCAGGAATGCCAGGTTTACCAGGAAAACCTGGAGGTATAGGTTTACCAGGACCGAAGGGTGAGCTGGGACCAATTGGTGGTGAAGGGCCAATAGGAATGCCAGGACCTCCAGGTCATCCCGGGCCTCATGGTTTACCAGGTGTCTCAAAACCAGGTGCACAAGGACTTCCAGGACAACCTGGAACTCGTGGAGAACCTGGACAGAAGGGCTTCCCTGGAATCCCTGGTTTTCCAGGACCAAAAGGTGAAAATGGTAATGGCCTACCAGGACTGCCAGGACTGAAGGGACCTCCTGGACTTccaggaccaccaggacaagtaGGACTTCCAGGAGTTGGCAAACCAGGACTGAATGGAGTACCTGGGGCTCCTGGAGGCCAAGGTAAACCTGGTGCACCTGGAGAACAAGGATTGGCTGGGTTCCAAGGGGAAAGAGGACCTCCAGGGTCACAAGGACTACCAGGCTTTGGCAAACCTGGTCTGGATGGCTTGCCAGGGAAACCAGGTCTTCCAGGTGGAAGGGGCGAGCCAGGTCCATCTGGTTTACCTGGCAACCCAGGCTTGCCTGGTTTTGGCAAACCTGGATATCCCGGCCCTAAAGGTGACAAAGGGCATGGTGGTTTGCCTGGCCCTCAAGGCCCAAAAGGTGAAAAGGGTCATGGTGGTCCCCCTGGAATGATTGGACCACCTGGGCCAAGTGGCCTACCAGGCCCTCCAGGTCACTTGGGACAACCTGGAGGCATTGGTTTCCCTGGTCAAAAAGGAGAGGGTGGTACAGTAGGACCTAAGGGACAACTTGGTCCAAAAGGTGAACCTGGGCCTCCAGGACATCCGGGCAAGCCAGGATTCCCAGGAGAATTGGGGCAGCCAGGACCTAGAGGCTTACCAGGTCCCATAGGACCTAAAGGTGAATATGGACATAACGGCTTACCTGGACTACCTGGAGCCCCTGGAAAGCCTGGTGCAAAAGGAGAAATTGGATTCCCAGGAGAAAAAGGTCATCCAGGACCCATGGGAATCCCAGGATTAATGGGTCCAGCAGGACCAATAGGCCCACCTGGTCTACCAGGACAAAAAGGGGAATATGGACCACCAGGGAAACCTGGAATGCCAGGTGAGGGAAAACCTGGGCTTCCAGGCCCAATAGGACCATCTGGTATACCTGGACCTGGAGGGCCCCCAGGACAACCTGGAATACCTGGTCCTCCTGGCCCACCTGGCCTACCAGGACATCCTGCTCAATCTCCATTTATTGGGCAAATCCTTCCTGAGACAGGTCCTGGGATAGATGGGGCAAAAAGTGGTTATAAGAAAGAAAAGCCTGGAGGAGCCATTATTGGTAGGAATGGCATAGAGATGCCTGCTTTTACAGCTCAGCTGACAACACCATTTCCTCCAGTTGGGCAACCTGTTGTTTTCAACAAGATTTTATATAATGGCAACCAAAATTACAACTCTCAAACTGGCATCTTCACTTGCAAAATACCTGGAATTTACTACTTTGTCTACCATGTTAATTGCAAAGGAAACAATGTATGGGTGGCATTGTACAGGAACAATGAGCCAGTTATGTATACATATgatgaatacaaaaaaagttacTTGGATCAGGCATCAGGTAGTGCAGTGCTGCCCTTACAAGTTGGAGACACTGTTCATATCCAATTACCATCAGACAAAGCTGCAGGACTTTATGCTGGTCCATATGTCCACTCATCATTCTCTGGATATTTGTTATATCCCATGTGA
- the jagn1b gene encoding protein jagunal homolog 1-B, producing the protein MASRSGPRATGTDGSDFQHRERVASHYQMSVALKSEIKKLNIAHAVVWLLVAAQVVVSQLNLVSHKVVASPYQWEYTYLLSIIPTVFSFMALPKNNISYLVISMISAGLFCVGPVLYGGMEMFPVAQQLYRHGKAYRFIFGFSAVSIMYLVLIISLQVHGWQIYYSKKLLDAWFTSTQDKKKK; encoded by the exons ATGGCATCACGGTCAGGACCGCGCGCTACAGGAACAGACGGAAGTGACTTTCAACACCGCGAGCGCGTGGCGTCACACTATCAGATGAG TGTGGCCCTGAAGTCTGAGATCAAGAAGCTGAACATCGCTCATGCTGTGGTCTGGTTGCTTGTAGCAGCACAGGTGGTGGTCAGTCAGCTGAACTTAGTATCCCATAAAGTGGTGGCCTCTCCGTACCAATGGGAATACACGTATCTTCTGAGCATCATACCTACGGTCTTCAGTTTCATGGCTTTGCCAAAAAACAACATCAGTTATCTGGTCATCTCAATGATCAGCGCTGGGCTTTTTTGTGTCGGTCCTGTTCTTTATGGAGGGATGGAGATGTTCCCTGTGGCTCAGCAGCTTTATCGGCACGGCAAAGCTTATAGGTTCATCTTTGGTTTTTCTGCTGTCTCTATAATGTACTTAGTTTTGATTATTTCACTTCAAGTGCATGGCTGGCAGATCTACTACAGCAAAAAGCTTCTGGACGCCTGGTTCACCAGCACACAagataaaaagaagaaataa